In a single window of the Streptomyces sp. HUAS ZL42 genome:
- a CDS encoding amidohydrolase family protein: MSAVHEALGELRLVDHHCHGVVTADLDRAGFESLLTEGEAWPGVSAFDSPVGVAVRRHCAPLLDLARHAPADEYTARRAELGWREVNRRFLAASGTGTFCVDTGYVPDRITTPAELAGDDAYEVVRLENVAEAVAAKGVEPDEYAEAFRAAAQEAVRRPGVVGVKSVAAYRTGFDLAPARPSDTEVTEAARRWLAEGGGRLADPVLVRHLLWTAVELGLPLQLHTGFGDNDIRLHRVDPTHLTDWLHLTAGTIPVLLLHCWPYQRQAAYLAAVFEQVYLDVGLTLHHVGPARARAVLEEALEITPFRKLLYSSDAYGVAEFYWLGALSFRRGLAELLQDRVDTDELSLPDALRIAEWAGAHNARQVYRLSGPS; the protein is encoded by the coding sequence GTGAGCGCGGTCCACGAGGCCCTGGGCGAGCTGAGGCTGGTCGACCACCACTGCCACGGCGTGGTCACCGCCGACCTGGACCGGGCGGGCTTCGAGTCGCTGCTCACCGAGGGCGAGGCCTGGCCCGGCGTCTCGGCCTTCGACAGCCCGGTGGGCGTGGCCGTGCGCCGGCACTGCGCGCCCCTGCTGGACCTGGCACGTCACGCCCCCGCCGACGAGTACACGGCACGACGGGCCGAGCTGGGCTGGCGCGAGGTGAACCGGCGGTTCCTCGCCGCCTCGGGCACCGGCACGTTCTGTGTCGACACCGGGTACGTCCCCGACCGCATCACCACCCCGGCCGAGCTCGCGGGGGACGATGCCTACGAGGTCGTACGGCTGGAAAACGTCGCCGAGGCGGTGGCCGCGAAAGGCGTCGAACCGGACGAGTACGCCGAGGCGTTCCGCGCTGCCGCCCAGGAAGCGGTACGGCGGCCGGGGGTGGTCGGTGTGAAGTCCGTCGCCGCGTACCGCACCGGCTTCGACCTGGCCCCGGCCCGCCCGTCGGACACGGAGGTCACGGAGGCGGCGCGACGGTGGCTCGCGGAGGGGGGCGGCCGGCTGGCCGATCCGGTCCTCGTACGGCATCTGCTGTGGACCGCGGTCGAACTCGGGCTGCCGCTCCAGCTCCACACCGGCTTCGGCGACAACGACATCCGGCTGCACCGGGTGGATCCCACCCACCTCACCGACTGGCTTCATCTCACTGCCGGCACGATCCCGGTGCTGCTTCTGCACTGCTGGCCCTACCAGCGTCAGGCCGCCTATCTGGCCGCGGTCTTCGAGCAGGTGTACCTCGACGTCGGCCTCACCCTGCACCACGTCGGCCCGGCCCGGGCACGGGCGGTGCTGGAGGAAGCACTCGAGATCACCCCGTTCCGCAAACTGCTGTACAGCTCCGACGCCTACGGTGTGGCCGAGTTCTACTGGCTCGGCGCGCTGTCCTTCCGCCGGGGCCTGGCCGAGCTGCTCCAGGACCGGGTGGACACCGACGAGCTGAGCCTGCCCGACGCGCTGCGGATCGCGGAGTGGGCGGGAGCACACAATGCGCGCCAGGTCTACCGTCTTTCCGGCCCCTCCTGA
- a CDS encoding NUDIX hydrolase family protein translates to MSDTTETTPGWLTPDELELARARMPILYVEAVPVRVDDSGEVTSIGLLLRIGPDGNVNRTLVSGRVLHHERVRDALLRHLEKDLGPVALPRVPTSLQPFTVAEYFPTQGITPYHDPRQHAVSLAYIVPVTGDCRPRQDALDLVWFSPQEAASPAVQSEMPGGHGFLLRQALAHVGLSAS, encoded by the coding sequence ATGTCTGACACGACTGAGACCACGCCCGGTTGGCTGACGCCCGACGAGCTCGAACTGGCACGCGCCCGCATGCCGATCCTGTACGTCGAGGCCGTGCCCGTGCGCGTCGACGACAGCGGTGAAGTCACCAGCATCGGACTGCTGCTCCGCATCGGACCGGACGGCAATGTCAACCGGACCCTGGTCTCGGGGCGGGTGCTGCACCACGAGCGGGTCCGCGACGCACTCCTGCGCCACCTGGAGAAGGACCTCGGTCCGGTGGCCCTGCCCCGCGTCCCGACCTCGCTGCAGCCCTTCACCGTCGCCGAGTACTTCCCGACGCAGGGCATCACGCCGTACCACGACCCGCGTCAGCACGCGGTGTCCCTCGCCTACATCGTCCCGGTGACCGGCGACTGCCGGCCCCGGCAGGACGCCCTCGACCTGGTGTGGTTCAGCCCGCAGGAGGCGGCGTCGCCGGCGGTGCAGAGCGAGATGCCGGGCGGGCACGGCTTCCTCCTCCGGCAGGCTCTGGCCCACGTCGGCCTGTCGGCGTCCTGA
- a CDS encoding (2Fe-2S) ferredoxin domain-containing protein, with translation MSRSAIRAGQRPCTLVVCRGCCCGNPRKYPDDDHVWQLDRLRAGAAASDGRFTVRTTDCLGPCDQANVVVVQPSTAGRLAGARPVWIGFASGEDCTDDLLDWAAAGGPGVAEPPVTLELQFVRPPREARARTRR, from the coding sequence GTGAGCCGGTCCGCGATACGGGCCGGGCAGCGGCCGTGCACCCTCGTGGTGTGCCGGGGCTGCTGCTGCGGCAACCCCCGCAAGTATCCGGACGACGATCACGTCTGGCAGCTCGACCGGCTGCGCGCCGGCGCGGCCGCCTCGGACGGACGATTCACCGTCCGTACGACGGACTGCCTGGGCCCCTGCGACCAGGCCAACGTGGTCGTCGTACAGCCCTCCACGGCCGGGCGCCTGGCGGGGGCCCGGCCCGTCTGGATCGGCTTCGCGTCGGGCGAGGACTGCACGGACGACCTGCTGGACTGGGCCGCCGCGGGCGGGCCCGGCGTCGCCGAGCCTCCGGTCACGCTGGAGCTGCAGTTCGTCCGGCCGCCGCGCGAGGCACGGGCCCGGACGCGCCGGTGA
- a CDS encoding XdhC family protein produces MREVADTARRWAAEGRTAVLARPLTEKGFGPKRPEDALLVDEAGHCRGSLYRGAFDRQLVAEAAALVESGAGARVCEVAVHDDAVKEARLTCGGQAEILLQALHTVPARWWDLLAEGADAALVTELDDDRTRAVSTVVVPGPPEGDDRAAEKARRLLARHRAGREAGPTDAGFVLIETCPAVLHLVVVGEGELAELLVAQAHLLGWEATVTTAEQQVRDLLADRPAAACLIVLSHEPDLDVPALHTALGTGIPYVGALGSRHTQDRRAGALLEAGLNEEQLRRIHGPIGLDVGARTPAETALAICAEVLTALARPS; encoded by the coding sequence ATGCGCGAGGTGGCGGACACGGCACGGCGGTGGGCGGCCGAGGGACGAACGGCCGTCCTCGCCCGGCCGCTCACCGAGAAGGGTTTCGGCCCCAAGCGGCCCGAGGACGCGCTCCTGGTCGACGAGGCGGGACACTGCCGAGGCAGTCTGTACCGCGGGGCCTTCGACCGCCAGCTGGTCGCGGAGGCGGCCGCGCTCGTGGAGAGCGGCGCAGGCGCCCGTGTCTGCGAGGTGGCCGTGCACGACGACGCGGTCAAGGAGGCACGGCTGACCTGTGGCGGACAGGCCGAGATCCTGCTTCAGGCCCTGCACACCGTGCCCGCCCGCTGGTGGGACCTGCTGGCCGAGGGTGCCGACGCCGCGCTGGTCACCGAACTGGACGACGACCGGACCCGGGCCGTCAGCACGGTCGTCGTCCCCGGCCCACCGGAGGGGGACGACCGGGCCGCCGAGAAGGCCCGCCGGCTGCTCGCCCGGCACCGAGCCGGGCGCGAGGCCGGGCCCACGGACGCCGGGTTCGTCCTGATCGAGACCTGCCCGGCCGTTTTGCACCTGGTCGTCGTCGGCGAGGGCGAGCTCGCCGAACTCCTCGTCGCCCAGGCACACTTGCTGGGCTGGGAGGCCACGGTCACCACCGCCGAGCAGCAGGTCCGCGATCTGCTCGCCGACCGCCCGGCCGCCGCCTGTCTGATCGTGCTCAGCCACGAGCCCGACCTCGATGTCCCCGCACTGCACACCGCGCTCGGCACCGGCATCCCCTATGTCGGGGCGCTGGGCTCCCGCCACACCCAGGACCGCCGCGCCGGCGCGCTCCTCGAGGCGGGCCTGAACGAGGAGCAACTGCGCCGCATCCACGGCCCGATCGGCCTCGACGTCGGCGCCCGCACCCCCGCGGAGACGGCCCTGGCGATCTGCGCCGAGGTACTCACCGCACTCGCCCGGCCCTCCTGA